A region of the Ostrinia nubilalis chromosome 21, ilOstNubi1.1, whole genome shotgun sequence genome:
TTCCCGCATTGTGTACTTGCACCATTTAGGGCCATCATAGTCAGCTGATTGTCAGTCAGTTTATTGTGTCATCAGTGTCAGTGTCATTTTTCTTGTTATTGTGTCATTGTGTGAGGTTATGtatcttaaaaatatttgaaaatattgaaaatgtatAGCTATTAGGTTTTTTAATCTACAATTAATGAGAAAGTTTTCTTTCTCCTCTATCTCTGTGTTCCTTATTATGAGAGTCAACAATGTGTCTGCTAACGCTCAGTAGGTTGGGTGGCTTTAAAATCAGACCAATTTGTTATCATATCTCCAAGACTTTTAGCAGTGATAATGTGCAAGCCAAGATAAATACACAGAAATTATCAGGTATTGCTCTTTGATCTAATAATTCAACAGAGGTTTTATACTTTAACAATCGTATCACAACAGTAGCTGTCTGAAAAGTTCGTTcgttgacgtccactgctggacaaaagcctcccccaaggatgtcCACTGCGTCGCCCGTTAGAAAAGTATTaagataaaaatacttgcagGAGATCCGAGCCTGATAGAGGTACTGCCGTCGTGGAAGGCCGACGAGGAGCCCGAGCTGCGTGCGGCGGTGCTGCGAGATATGCAGGTGCTGCCCGACTTCGTGTCGGAGGCCGAGGAGGCCGCGCTGCTCGCCGAGCTGGAGCCTGCGTTGAAGCGCATGAGATATGAGTTCGATCATTGGGACAATGTacgttgttttttttaatttatttattgattagaTACCTAGGAAATGACTGAGTCGtttgtattaaaaagttttcataACAGTTTAGGTATAAGCTCGaaataataatcaaattatCATGTgctgtgtggggacggccgtaaaagaatacttttccccaccgccaacaggaggcgtgtcgtaagaggcgacaaactcctgtagcaccggacgggcagcagcgtctgcgtgcgaaaccaagcaaaaaaaaactgcgatcgccaacccgcctgccaagcgtggcgattagggcaaaaccctccaaatggtggtaaaaacaaaaaaacggcccctagtccccggcggccccactatcccggaccacggtagcggtcacggtaacggtggggcaaggggtgcgaagaatccccgggggatgccaggctaccaacaccgacgacctctggccctggcaacctataacgctcgcacactgcgtacagacgtgaagctaatggaactcgaggaagagttgagcaggttacggtgggatatcgtaggattatgtgaagtccgaagagagggggaggacaccataattcttaaatctggaaacctgctctatttccgggagggcgaccagcagtcccagggtggtgtcgggtttatcgtccacaagtcccttgtcaacaacgtggtccagatcgagagtgtttcggcgagggtagtgtacctgatactcagaatcaccaaacggtattcgctgaaggtcatacaggtatacgcaccgaccacggaacaccccgacgacgaagtggagaccatgtatgaggatatttccagagccatacatggctcccggtcccatttgaccgttgtgatgggggacttcaacgcgaagctaggtaaacgaagcgataatgagccgaaagtggggcaatttgggtacggagagaggaacgcacgtggccaactgctggctggctttatggagagggagggcctctttatgatgaactccttcttcagaaagccaaaacagcgaaagtggacatggctgcatcccaatggcgctacaaaaaatgagatagacttcatcttgtcgacgaagaagcatatattcaatgatgtctctgtgatcaattcggtcaaaacaggaagcgatcaccgaatggtaagaggcacattgaatatcagacccaagctcgagagatgtcgactgatgaagtctacgctccgcccagcgcccatccaactccaaaaccccgaaagctttcagctcgagttgcaaaatcgtttcgaatgcctaggagactgcgaaaatgtggacaaatacaatgacaggttcgtggaaattgtccaaacgactgggtctaagttctttaaaacccgtcgttcaaaaggaaccaaaaagatctctgacctcaccaatcaactcatggaagagagacggaacttggttctgcagtcctctgaagatgctgctcagtatcggcgccttaacagacagatctccaagtctttgactcgcgacctacgccaatttaatacagaccgtattaaagaggcgattgagcgaaacaagggctctaaagtgttcgcaagagatctgtctgttggccaaagtcaactgaccaagctgaagacagaggatggcagagccatttcgtcggggccggagatattggaagaggtcgagaagttctacggacaattatacacgagtgtacgtgcacctgtcacaaatctagccgaagacccaagagctagactgacccgacactataccgaagatatcccggacgtcagtctgtacgagattagaatggctctcaaacagctgaagaacaacaaggcaccgggtgatgatggaatcacggctgagcttttgaaggcaggcggaacgccggtactgagggctcttcagaagctgttcaattccgtcatcctcgaaggaaaaacgcctacgacatggcacagaagtgtggtggtactcttcttcaaaaaaggtgacaaaaccttattgaagaattatagacccatctcacttctgagccatgtctacaagctgttttcaagagtcattacgaatcgtctcgctcgcaggctcgacgacttccagcctcccgaacaagccggtttccgaaaaggctttagtaccatagaccacatacatacgctaaggcagattatacagaagaccgaggagtataatcaaccactttgcctggcgtttgtggattatgagaaagccttcgattcggtcgagacctgggcagtgctacagtctctccaaaggtgccaaattgactatcgatatatcgaagtgttgaggggtttgtacaaaaacgccacaatgtcggtccgcctccaggatcgggattcgaaacctatccagttgcagcgaggggtaaatcatgagacgtcatatctccaaaactgtttaccaccgccctggaagatgtcttcaagcttctggactggaacggatttggcataaatatcaacggcgagtacatcacccaccttcgattcgcggacgatatcgtagtcatggctgagaccttggaggatctaggcacaatgctcgatggcctcagtagagcctctcaacaagtgggcctcagaatgaacatggacaagacaaaaatcatgtctaatgtccgtgttgcacccactcctctgaaggttggagactctacactcgaagttgtcgacaattatgtatacctgggacaaacagtccagttaggtaggtccaacttcgagaaagaggtcaatcgtcgaatccaactcggatgggcagcgttcgggaagcttcgccatatactcatgtccgaaataccgcagtgtctcaagacgaaagtcttcgagcagtgtgtgttgccagtgttgacatatggatccgaaacgtggtcgcttactatgggcctcataagaaggctcaaggtcacccaaagggcgatggagcgggctatgctcggagtttccctgcgtgatcgaatcagaaatgaggagatccgtaggagaaccaaagtaaccgacatagctcgcagaattgctaaaatcaagtggcagtgggcggggcacatagctcgtagagacgatggccgttggggcaggaaagttctcgagtggcgaccacgggctggaaaacgtagcgtgggcaggcctcctactaggtggaccgacgatctggtaagggtcgcgggaagagcctggatgcgggcagcgcaggaccgttcattgtggaaaaccttgggggaggcctttgtccagcagtggacgtcatttggctgaaacgaacgaataatcaaattaacaaaattggtttttgtttttagttttgttccaaattagttatttcaaaaattttataataagtttctaatttttaataacttacaggaaaataaaatcataaagtttaatttattataacttaaactttctctcaattttttttatgtttgaaaggtaaaaagaaaaaatatttattggatGCAAGTACATCCAGATTCAGAGCGCGTAGGTCTAATATTGAGCAGagatatttgaatttaattaaataaataaaacctctAACAACTGTGCAACTCACTATCCTCTAGAAGCTATATGTGATGACAAACGACAGCACTGCATTCTGGACATGGAGATTCAGAATTAACCATAGAGGGAGCCCGAGTGGGGATTCTGCTCTCATCGCCTAATCACAGAACAAATCTGTTCATGATAGAAAAAAAACactgtaatttttaatgtgctGATTTTTTCTGCAATCACTCGCCAGACTGGCTTACGCCAAGCTGTCTTCTTAAATCACCTGGTATCTTTTCAGCCTTTTAAccacgtaaattatttattcaatttggTTTCAGGCAATACAAGGGTACCGCGAGACGGAGCGCAGCACGTGGAGCGCGGCCAACTCGCTGGTGCTGGCGCGCGTGCGACAATTAGCCTTCGGGCCCGGTGAGGAGCCGCTGCCGCACGCGCACGTGCTGGACCTCGCCGCCGCCGGCTTCATCCGCCCGCACGTCGACGCCGTCCGGGTCAGACACATtcgcaataataatatttatgccaactaaagcctggttcgtaagcacgtagaattttgtccaatgacccctagctacccatccttatcgctcgcgcgtaattatgttgctgttgcgctcgcacactcactgcgggcgcccgtcgcacagtcgcgacagcaatatagttacgcgcgagcgataaggatgggtagtttggggtcattggacaaaattctacgtgctcggacaaaattctacgtgctcacggaccaggctttaccaacACTGCCCTGCTCAGTCAGTCAGTGTTTTGTCTTCTCACaggatcaaaatcaaaatcaaaaatatttattcagtttagactttagaccacaagtggcacttatgaacgtcaaaatatagtaaatatttaaaaaaaaagaaaaggtagcccttatggggcactttacatgtctccttatcttttgggccctaccagatTATGTGCATATTATATCCAAAATCCTGAGAGGGGACTGGACTGGCGCTCAATGCCTGGGCACCGCTCGCACCCTAGCTAGTTACGGCGGCATATTATACTTAGATGGATGTAAAAATTTCTAAGCATTTAGAGTCACTTCTCaacaacttatttatttaataaaaatattagctCTAACATTACAGGTTACCCCAATGCAATAGAGTAGattaataagtacatattatttaacaattaaaTATAGCGTATTACACTCGAAAATTTCGACTGGTTCAtacagtgtctaagtagctcagatggaagagcagtcgccccgGCAAGCGAAAGTTAGACTTacacatactctctaatctgagTGAAAAGTCGTGGATTCGATtaccgccttaggcagtttaaTTTTTTCAAGAGTCCGAGAATGATTCCGTTGCTTGTATTGCGGGTAGTTCTGCGGCGGCGTGATCGCGGGGCTGTGCCTGGCGTCAGACGCCGTCATGCGGCTGCGGCACGCGGCGCGCGACCACCTCGCGCTCGACGCGCTCATCGCGCGCCGCTGCCTCTACGTCATGAGGTATACAGTATACCgtatactatagtctggtctgcgagcacgtacaattttgtccaatgaccccaagctacccatctttatcgctcgcgcgtaattatgttgctgtcgcgacagcaagggtggaattttgtaatgccacctgaagggaaagtactcgtaatactgtagatagaaaattttactcgaaaggaaacattccttaatttaggaaaagaaatagaactgcattcaaagatttctgaAAATTTGTTTGCCACACCTGGGAATCGAACtaactaaaatttgttaaaaattacacctgtatttttattgcatcgaccgttagggttaagtataagaatgaaatctctctaacaaacttgataaatcaaatgaaaggaaaaccatgaaatcttaaattattttaattatttacagaaaattgtatggtaactatggtggtgaattttcgaaaaaatttcgaatatctttgaatgcagttctctttcttttcaaaaataaacgaatgttttctttgagtaaaatgttCTATCTATAGTATTAATAATACTACCTGGAGGgaccaggtggcattacaaaattccactctgTATAATAACGcgcgcgcgagcaataaggatggatagcttgggatcattggacaaaaatctacgtgctcacagaccgggctttacacattacccttcatcatcatcatcatttcagccataggacgtccactgctgaacatgcctcccccaatgctttccatgttgatcgattgcgTCCAGttcttccctgctacctttatgatgtcgtcggtccaccttgtgggtggacgtcccgctgcgttttccggtacgcggcctccattccagaaccatcgccacttcagcttgctatcCGTCGGGATACCATATCatggcagcgcaggaccgttcattgtggaaaaccttggtggaggcttttgtccagcagtggacgtcatttggctgaaacgaccaTATCATGGTGGGCTCGTTACCCATATATCATGTACCTATTCACAGTACATAACTAATCGTCCTCTCAACCATAAAAAGATTATGTTGATATTGCTGTgacaacaagaaaaaaaaaagatgatagCCAAGCAGCTGAAGTATgtagaatatttaataaaaaaaattaaaaaaagagtTTTATCAGGGGACACCCGGGTTTGAACCGGGGACCTCTCGATCTGCAGTCGAATGCTCTACCACTGAGCTATATCCCCTTATCCGTGGCCGGTGAAATTGTTCGTCAGATTCTCGTGCGATTAGTCACGATAAACTAACGAGTGACTCACCCTGGCTTCACGCGAATATTAATtggaaaattattataattttccataaaagacaTACAAAATATAGTAATCAATATACGATTGTTTTACATGTGTAAATGATTTtagatgatgataaataaattctcGACATTCCAGCTCGGACTAAGTgatttataatgcgaacagcaggtgcgattgcggtcaaatacctgcccttttctgcataaaaaaattactatgcaaGAAGTTCAAAGTTAAGGTTCAAAGAATGTTTTTCTATTACTGTTATTTGGTAGCTCATATATTTAGTTGGACATAGCTCGTAggattgctaaaatcaagtgacagtgggcggggcacatttATCTCGTAGAGACGACggtcgttggggcagaaaagttctcgagtggcgaccacgggctggaagacgtagcgcgggcaggcctcctactaggtggaccgacgatctggtaaaggtcgcgggaagagcctggatgcgggcagcacaggaccgttcattgtggaaaaccttgggggaggcctttgtccaggagtggacgtcatttggctgaaacgaacgattatgaaagaattttttttatgcataacaaggcaggtatttgaccacaatcgcacctgatgttaagtgggatgcagtctaggatggtacatatcgcacccttaataatataggggcacaactcaaaatttttggttttttactttttgtactagagaggcaTATTTTTgtcagttctacaagatggctttcacagaaatcgaaaacaatgatcagattaaagagttctacattttgtgccccttccatactttcatctatcttcccgctagaagggctgaatcagagacatgccgatatttgtcgaatccggcccTCGCGACTGTAgtccaatttggagttgtgcctttgtgtgacaaacttttaagtaagtgttagtgagctaagtctaattaattccatatatttctaataatatgttacattttcatttttattacattgataaagtcccgttaatcatagaaaattataaaatataactttaactttagttaggcggaccatggatgggtgtttgtagttaaattataactctcctataaaagtaatttgcttcttggtattaattttcatacctattggttgattaggagcctatagaatgttttatcgcgatgctaagaaataaagcggtggttatgaaatacttcccgacaaataaactaatgatttataaaataagagacatacctacgtgttaaggctattaacgttcgctcggggctcgggttggcttttttctttgtttatttcatgaataaacgcactagtcagccaaaaggtgaattactttaatatgttagtgttataatt
Encoded here:
- the LOC135081979 gene encoding alpha-ketoglutarate-dependent dioxygenase alkB homolog 7, mitochondrial is translated as MCLLTLSRLGGFKIRPICYHISKTFSSDNVQAKINTQKLSGDPSLIEVLPSWKADEEPELRAAVLRDMQVLPDFVSEAEEAALLAELEPALKRMRYEFDHWDNAIQGYRETERSTWSAANSLVLARVRQLAFGPGEEPLPHAHVLDLAAAGFIRPHVDAVRFCGGVIAGLCLASDAVMRLRHAARDHLALDALIARRCLYVMRGCARYDFTHAVLGGSESVWRGERLPRRRRVAVITRSRPPPAGPPTPPPTPPPADS